A window from Mycobacterium saskatchewanense encodes these proteins:
- a CDS encoding cytochrome P450, translating into MTSDNVASNVAAKAGSACPVTGLGAEFDPFDPAYVADPYPWFHRARHEEPVFYSPEIDRYVVTRYSDIKNILTDTESWSADIAAELVTPPYESTMAEFAQGSAIQYLTGPTLVNEDGPQHTLRRKRLQPSFSPKALAALEPQIRASVNEYIDKFVKKGRADLVDDFVWELPVRVLFTLMGIPDADAHYVKEFSSERAVFSWGRPDEQQQNEIAREVNRFAEFCERHIARQRANPGDDLASEYVKFNQEEPELFPDIMPYSYMINFMFAGHETTTSAAASMFRHLLENRPQWEAVCRQPELIPKAVEETLRQSPSLVAWHRRALKPMEIGGVSIPENGKTLIVLGSANHDEELFGDNSEEFDISRQNANRHLAFGFGKHTCLGAPLARMELRIFLEETTRRLPHLRLVENQKWEFNPNVSFRGGPRHVLAEWDPDANPLAQDRP; encoded by the coding sequence ATGACCAGCGACAACGTGGCATCAAACGTCGCAGCCAAAGCCGGTTCCGCATGCCCTGTTACCGGCCTTGGCGCCGAGTTCGACCCGTTTGACCCGGCTTACGTAGCGGATCCATACCCTTGGTTTCACCGCGCCAGACACGAGGAACCCGTCTTCTATAGCCCGGAGATCGACCGGTACGTGGTGACCCGCTACAGCGACATCAAAAACATTTTGACCGATACCGAGTCGTGGTCAGCAGACATCGCGGCCGAGTTGGTAACGCCACCATACGAGTCCACAATGGCGGAGTTCGCCCAGGGAAGCGCCATCCAATACCTCACCGGACCGACCCTGGTCAACGAAGACGGCCCTCAACACACGCTGCGCCGGAAGCGGTTACAGCCATCTTTTTCGCCCAAAGCGTTGGCTGCCCTGGAACCGCAGATCCGCGCATCGGTCAACGAATACATCGACAAGTTCGTGAAGAAAGGTCGGGCGGATCTCGTCGACGACTTCGTCTGGGAACTACCAGTAAGAGTGCTTTTTACACTCATGGGCATCCCGGACGCGGACGCCCACTACGTCAAGGAATTCAGCTCCGAACGTGCCGTCTTCTCATGGGGCAGACCAGATGAGCAACAGCAGAACGAGATCGCGCGGGAAGTGAACCGGTTCGCGGAATTCTGCGAACGTCATATCGCCCGCCAACGTGCCAATCCAGGCGATGACTTGGCCAGCGAGTATGTGAAATTCAATCAGGAGGAGCCCGAACTCTTCCCAGACATCATGCCTTACAGCTACATGATCAATTTCATGTTCGCCGGACACGAGACCACCACATCGGCGGCGGCCAGCATGTTCCGCCATCTGCTGGAGAACCGCCCGCAATGGGAGGCAGTCTGCCGCCAACCCGAGCTCATTCCCAAAGCGGTCGAAGAGACCTTGCGGCAAAGCCCGTCACTTGTGGCCTGGCACCGGCGAGCACTAAAGCCTATGGAGATCGGCGGCGTGAGCATCCCCGAGAACGGCAAAACCCTGATCGTACTGGGCTCGGCGAATCACGACGAGGAGCTATTCGGCGACAACTCCGAAGAATTCGACATCAGCCGCCAGAACGCGAATCGTCACCTAGCCTTCGGATTCGGAAAGCACACCTGTCTTGGGGCGCCCCTGGCGCGCATGGAGCTGCGGATCTTCCTCGAGGAGACGACTCGCCGGCTGCCGCACCTGAGGCTCGTCGAAAATCAGAAGTGGGAATTCAATCCCAACGTCAGCTTCCGTGGAGGCCCCCGCCACGTCTTAGCCGAGTGGGATCCTGACGCCAACCCACTTGCGCAGGATCGGCCGTGA